A window of the Dioscorea cayenensis subsp. rotundata cultivar TDr96_F1 chromosome 14, TDr96_F1_v2_PseudoChromosome.rev07_lg8_w22 25.fasta, whole genome shotgun sequence genome harbors these coding sequences:
- the LOC120275292 gene encoding E3 ubiquitin-protein ligase RNF31-like isoform X1: MNFSVLKLRFGFRSKRRVGNDHLIAVDKMRNNRVRFVDFEPRQGDAQNNPIYAENFNTGPQEGGQRNPVDVDDVNQMRNNHIQFVDLEHPRSGTSQNNPIYAENFNAGLHGLLPKSKQSDQRNPVDVDVLQFNHPVPLDEPDDDDIFYRIAVYNSLSDYGVTEVINLDDYYPMGKKYMQAIDTYVNVGESSSSSQKILTVDCSLCFEKVLIAEMFDMIGCSHSYCSDCVRKLITAKLSEGVVKVLCPEVGCKDGFLLPYACRMILPIDVYSMWGDKLCEEMLPEKTKLYCPFKDCSALLINDDEKIAQSECPHCNRLFCAQCKVPWHINFNCKDYQKLGQDERQTEDLLLMKVAKDKKWGRCPRCRFFVERTQGCMYMVCRCGNTFCYGCGSKMDKNYHYCPKCRR, encoded by the exons TCTGATTGCTGTCGATAAGATGAGGAACAATCGTGTCCGGTTTGTGGACTTTGAACCCCGGCAAGGTGATGCTCAGAACAATCCTATTTATGCGGAGAATTTCAACACTGGCCCTCAGGAAGGTGGCCAAAGAAACCCAGTTGATGTGGATGATGTCAATCAGATGAGGAACAACCATATTCAGTTTGTGGACCTTGAACACCCCCGGTCGGGTACTTCTCAGAACAATCCCATTTATGCAGAGAATTTCAACGCTGGCCTCCATGGCCTTCTTCCGAAATCTAAACAAAGTGACCAGAGAAATCCAGTTGATGTGGATGTGCTTCAATTCAACCATCCTGTACCCCTGGATGAaccagatgatgatgatattttTTATCGAATTGCTGTTTACAATTCATTATCTGATTATGGTGTCACAGAAGTCATCAACCTTGATGACTATTATCcgatgggaaaaaaatatatgcaagcCATTGATACTTATGTTAATGTTGGGGAGTCCAGTTCTTCAAGTCAGAAAATTCTAACTGTAGATTGCAGCCTTTGCTTTGAAAAGGTTCTCATAGCAGAGATGTTTGACATGATTGGATGTTCTCATAGCTATTGTTCAGATTGTGTGAGAAAGCTCATTACTGCAAAGCTGAGTGAAGGTGTGGTGAAGGTACTGTGCCCTGAGGTTGGATGCAAGGATGGATTTTTGTTGCCATATGCATGCAGGATGATCCTCCCAATAGATGTTTATTCAATGTGGGGTGATAAATTATGCGAGGAGATGTTACCGGAGAAAACCAAACTATACTGCCCGTTCAAAGATTGCTCGGCTTTGttgatcaatgatgatgagaaaATTGCACAATCAGAGTGCCCACATTGCAACAGATTGTTTTGTGCTCAATGCAAAGTCCCATGGCacattaattttaattgcaAAGATTATCAGAAACTTGGCCAGGATGAGAGACAGACTGAGGATCTTTTGCTGATGAAAGTTGCAAAAGATAAGAAGTGGGGGAGGTGCCCGCGGTGCCGTTTCTTTGTGGAAAGGACTCAAGGTTGCATGTACATGGTCTGCAG GTGTGGCAATACCTTTTGCTATGGCTGTGgatcaaagatggacaaaaaTTATCATTACTGTCCAAAATGCCGACGCTAA
- the LOC120275292 gene encoding E3 ubiquitin-protein ligase RNF31-like isoform X2 — MNFSVLKLRFGFRSKRRGNDHLIAVDKMRNNRVRFVDFEPRQGDAQNNPIYAENFNTGPQEGGQRNPVDVDDVNQMRNNHIQFVDLEHPRSGTSQNNPIYAENFNAGLHGLLPKSKQSDQRNPVDVDVLQFNHPVPLDEPDDDDIFYRIAVYNSLSDYGVTEVINLDDYYPMGKKYMQAIDTYVNVGESSSSSQKILTVDCSLCFEKVLIAEMFDMIGCSHSYCSDCVRKLITAKLSEGVVKVLCPEVGCKDGFLLPYACRMILPIDVYSMWGDKLCEEMLPEKTKLYCPFKDCSALLINDDEKIAQSECPHCNRLFCAQCKVPWHINFNCKDYQKLGQDERQTEDLLLMKVAKDKKWGRCPRCRFFVERTQGCMYMVCRCGNTFCYGCGSKMDKNYHYCPKCRR; from the exons TCTGATTGCTGTCGATAAGATGAGGAACAATCGTGTCCGGTTTGTGGACTTTGAACCCCGGCAAGGTGATGCTCAGAACAATCCTATTTATGCGGAGAATTTCAACACTGGCCCTCAGGAAGGTGGCCAAAGAAACCCAGTTGATGTGGATGATGTCAATCAGATGAGGAACAACCATATTCAGTTTGTGGACCTTGAACACCCCCGGTCGGGTACTTCTCAGAACAATCCCATTTATGCAGAGAATTTCAACGCTGGCCTCCATGGCCTTCTTCCGAAATCTAAACAAAGTGACCAGAGAAATCCAGTTGATGTGGATGTGCTTCAATTCAACCATCCTGTACCCCTGGATGAaccagatgatgatgatattttTTATCGAATTGCTGTTTACAATTCATTATCTGATTATGGTGTCACAGAAGTCATCAACCTTGATGACTATTATCcgatgggaaaaaaatatatgcaagcCATTGATACTTATGTTAATGTTGGGGAGTCCAGTTCTTCAAGTCAGAAAATTCTAACTGTAGATTGCAGCCTTTGCTTTGAAAAGGTTCTCATAGCAGAGATGTTTGACATGATTGGATGTTCTCATAGCTATTGTTCAGATTGTGTGAGAAAGCTCATTACTGCAAAGCTGAGTGAAGGTGTGGTGAAGGTACTGTGCCCTGAGGTTGGATGCAAGGATGGATTTTTGTTGCCATATGCATGCAGGATGATCCTCCCAATAGATGTTTATTCAATGTGGGGTGATAAATTATGCGAGGAGATGTTACCGGAGAAAACCAAACTATACTGCCCGTTCAAAGATTGCTCGGCTTTGttgatcaatgatgatgagaaaATTGCACAATCAGAGTGCCCACATTGCAACAGATTGTTTTGTGCTCAATGCAAAGTCCCATGGCacattaattttaattgcaAAGATTATCAGAAACTTGGCCAGGATGAGAGACAGACTGAGGATCTTTTGCTGATGAAAGTTGCAAAAGATAAGAAGTGGGGGAGGTGCCCGCGGTGCCGTTTCTTTGTGGAAAGGACTCAAGGTTGCATGTACATGGTCTGCAG GTGTGGCAATACCTTTTGCTATGGCTGTGgatcaaagatggacaaaaaTTATCATTACTGTCCAAAATGCCGACGCTAA